GATGCCGGATGGGTCCTCAAGTCGTGGTGATGGGTCGACACCAGACGGAGGAACTCCATGGCAACGTCGACGCCTGCTTCGAGCACATGGCCGAGCGGGTCTGCCTTAATGGCGACATTGCTGTCAATCAGGAACAGCACGGGACTAGATTGCCCCTTCAAACCAATTGGCGGGATGTGTTTCCGCCGATCGTCCTTGCAACGGGATCACACCAGCCGTTGCGCTGGGCCCAGTGGGTGTTCCCGGCCAGCCAGACAACCAACGCGCACCGCCGTCAGATCCCCCACGCGGTGTCGGCCAGATTCTTCAGCGGTGCGCCGTACCGCCGTGACGTCAGCGCCCGATCCGCGGCGATCAGCCAACCCAACGAGTAGTCAGCGGGGCGCAGCAGCATCTGCTCTGCCACCTCAACAGGAATATCGCCCTCCAACGGCAACACCTCGGTCGGCCCTGTCCCGAAGGCGGCGATCAGCCGAGCCGAATCGAGGGAGGGATCAACCTTGAAGCGCTCCTGTGCTGCCCGGGCCGCGGGCCACGAGCCACGCCCGAGGACGGCGGCTTCGAGGATGAGGTCGTCATCAAAGAGATCGGCCGGGTTGTTCGCGTAGTGCCCGAGCAGCAAGCGAACTTCGACGGACGTATCGGAATCGACGTAGACACTGGCGAGGTTGCGCGGAATTCCAGACGCAGCGATGCGACTGCTGCTTTCGATGAGGGCACGCTTCTCCTTCGGCGGCAAGCCACTCACGATGCCTCCGATCTCGGGGAGCAGCGCCTGCACGACGGGGGCGTTCGCCGAACAAAGTAGGCCAAGAACCCACGTCGCCCTCGCATGCTCGCAGTCGCATAGCGTGACTTGTTGCCTCCACCACTCCTGGTCCGACTTGTGCGCGCGAACCGCTGGCAGCCATTGGCCGTAGTCCATCGCCGTTCCAAAGCATGGCGCACCCTTAGTGAGATTGCCGCCGGTGAAGTAGACCGTTTCCGGCAACGCCGCGGCGATGGCCGCGATCTCGGTCGCGAGCCACGTTGGTCGGCCGTACGTAGCGGCCAGCGCGCGGGCCGTATTTACCCAGCGCGTCGTTGTATTGCCGTCTCCCTTGTGGATACGCAGCGCGTTCTGGATGCCGCGGTTGCCATGACGGTCGGAAAGTCGCTTCAGTGCAGCAGTTCGGTCGTTCTGCCGGGTTGCGAAGGCTCGGTGGCCAGCAAGGTTCAGATTGCCCCCCACTCCTGCGAGGCCGGTCATCATCAGAAGCACGCGGGGTGCTACGACGCGGAGGAGGTCGCTGGCCTCGGAGATCCCGTGCGGAATGGCATCTGAACACTCCCCATCAAGGACGGCCTTTAGGAGCCGCTGAGCGTTCTTCGATCCGTCTGTCGGACTCACACCGGCCTCGATGGCAGCCATGGCTGACGCGGGCATGTCCAGATCCAGGGCATCGACGGTAGTCGCTGGAAGGGACGAGGCGAATCGCCTCGAACCGCCCGCGGTGAGCCATGCCGTCTGTGCTGACTGTCCCGCGGCCTTTCCGAGTTCGGACTGCCACCACACTTCGAGGTCCTTCTGATCCCCGACGCTGGTCGCGACGGTCATGCGCGACTGAGTCATCCTTGAGCCCGGATCCCTGGTTACGGCGTCTCGCAGCACATCACTCAAGACTGGCGCGCCGAAGTCACTTGCCAACGTCGGCAATGTGGATCCACGCACGATCTCTGGGGCTACGAAACGTACCGTCAGGTCGTCGGCGAGCATCTCCGCGACGCGGGTTTGAGCGAGAGGCCGCTCCTTGAAGATGCCGTCAGCGAGGAGGGTCCAAAGGGTCGTGCGAACCTGCCGGGCTCCGTGAACGTCACCGAGGCGCTCCTGAATTAGATCTGCAACATGAGCGATCTCGCGCGATTGGAAGTGCCCGGCGAGGAACCGGGCTGCGTTGGACCAGTACGAGCGCGGCAGCAACTCGACGAGCGCAGCCTCTGGCTCGTAGCCGTCTCCGTTGTCTGACTGAGCGAACTCGTAAAGGAACCGCGCCGCGAAGAACTCCCGGATCGATTGCACGTCGAATTCGTAAGTGCCGGTGTGCTTGCTCGTCAGCACCCACACACGATCCCGGAGGGCCTCGAAGAGGCCTTGAACGCCATCCGTCGCCTTCTGGACGCTGGCCAGGTACATGGTCATCTCGCGGATGATCCGGGCACCAGGTAGCCGGGTCGACGTCGCATCCACCTCCGTCAGCGCGTGCATGAACCAGCCGATGAAGGCGGTCGCCTCCTCCAGGTCGGAGAGGTTGTCTAGGACGGCGCGGGTCTTGGCTGCCTCGCGAGCCAAGAAGAGGTCCATGTAGGCGCGGTAGAGACTCGTGCGCGCCGTCGGCAATGAGTCGCCCTTCGTGCGGATCAAGTGCAGAAGGATCGTTAACTGCATCGGATTGGAGGCAAGTTGCGCCACGTGTGGCGCGGCCGTCCGCTCTCCGAAGATCCGCTCTAGGTTTCTACGCTCGCCGGAGTCGATCTGCTGAGCGACGACCCATTGGCGCAGGTAGCGCTTGCGAATCGCCTCCGTGAGGGGCTGGAGTTCGAGTCGCTGGAACAGGTCAGGCGCTGGCTCCGCGAGCCCCGAAGCATTGGGCCGGGTCGTCACGAGCACCCGCATGTTTCCCGGGCGGACTTGGACCCAACGTCCGATAAACGCGTCGATCTCCCCCACTAGCGCCTGCCGCAGTTCCGGCGAGGCGACTTCGTCGAGCCCATCGAAAACAACCTGGCTCGGGAACCGATCAAGGAGGCTACGGACGTCGGCCACGTTGAGGTCGTGGCCGGGTGCCGCGGCCTCAATGTGAGCCAGGAGGAAATCCTCGACGGTGATGCGCTTGGGCGGCTTCGGCTTCTTCTTCGCGTCCGGCTCCGTGACCGCGAACGGGTCGCCGCCGGTCGCCCACTCGGCGTAGTCGGCCAGATCGATCCGAAATGGGACACGAAGGTCGTCTGTCTCGGTCTCCGGCAGCGCCTCGCCCTTTGCCTTCAACGCATCTCGACCGATGAACGTCGCGCGGTACACCTGGCAGATGTACTGCGCCAGCGTGGACTTTCCCTGACCTGGCACGCCCTCGATAAGGGTGAGCGGCGGGGTCGCTGTGTCGAGGAGGTTCTCCGCGACGTGATCGACCTCAGCACTCGAATAGAACACTCCGCGAGGAAGGCGTGAGCGCAGGGCTGTGACGTCGACGAACAGGTCGCTGAGGAGGTCGCTCACGAGATCGATCTGGCGGAACTTCACGCGCCGATCCCGAGACCAATGCGTACCGACGTACGTGACCAGGACATCCTTGTCGCGCCTCTCGCTCGCCTCCAGGCTCATGGAGTTCAGCAGTGCGAAAAGGGCATCCGTGCCCGCGAGCATGTCGACGTACGCGAACTTGATTCCCTGCGGAGCGTTGTCGACCCACGCGTCGAGGTCAGACGACCATAGGCAGGACATCTCGACCTTGAACTTCTTCGAAAGCGCCGTTAGTTCCTCCTCGACCTCGTCGCGCGAGCCGGAGCCAGGGGCGGCGCCACCCTCGACGTTGGTCATGAGGATGTAGCGCTTGCAGCCCTCATTCACCAAGCGCTCGATGTTCGTCGCTTCACCGTTGATCTGCTGCTTCATCCACGTTGCAGTCTTCTTGCGACGGTCGCCCGAGAACTTGACCTGAAGGATCGTTCGGTTCTCACCGGTGCCCGAGACCATGTCCCGGCCACCGTCCTTCTCTCCAACCGGGAAGACGGCAACGTCGGGTAAGCGATCCAGCACGAGTGCTGCGCAGAGTTGCTGGAAGCGACTGTCGCCGAGCCGCTCGTAGAGGTACTTCCAGGATCCCGAACTCGCCACAACGCCATCCTCCACGCACGGACCCAGAACGTCTGGGGAATCCCGGAGAGGATCGCTTAACGCGCCTTCCGCCATGCATCGCCACTCACACAGCCCCTCCACTCACCGCACGAAGCCCTGGATTGGGCGCTGCGCATGCTTCACGAAGGAGGGCCCGTTCCGTCGCGCTTCGGCGCGATGTTGACAGCCACTGCCTCGCCGGAGAGGACTAAAGTCGCCTGGCGATTGCGGCTTCGGAGCACCTGACGATCTACGGAGACGCCCGGGTCCGGGCCCGCGCCCATTCCGGCCAATTGGTGACCGACCGACGTGCGAAAAATGCCGACGGCTAGTCCGCGACCACTCCAACTACGCCGCCAACCGCGGCGAACGCCCGCCGAAGGCGCGCCTGAGAGTCGATCAACCAGTCGGCGATCTCGGGCCAGCGCTCGCGGTCGTTGACGTCGGTGTAGGGCGAGAGCATGGCGATGCGCGTCGCCTTCTTCCCCTCCATGGGCTCCCAGGCGGGAACCGCACCCAAGGCTGCTTCGAAGGCGGCCCGGCGTTCGTAGAGCGCCTCGAACCGCGCCGTCGCGAGCGCCGGATCGGTCGCCAGGAAGTAGATCTGCGACACAAGTCCTTCGCGAGTCCAGACCATTGAGCCAACGATGCCTGGGACCCCGAAAATGGTGTCGCAGAACGACTGCTTCGACGTGTTTCGTCGGGTCCACGACGGATGCTGTGCCCGCATCCGCGGCAACACAAAGTTCCAGAACTCGCGGTACGTCGCTTCTCGCTCGGAGGTCTCACCCGACTGGCGGGTCGCGGCCTTCACGGTCTTGTTCCAGTCGTTCGGCTGCGCCACCAGTTCGAAGTTCGGCGCGGGCTCCGAGTCCCCGATCCGCACAACGTGGATGACTACCCCGAAGACACGAGTGTTCTCGTCCGTGCGCTGGTTCAGCCAGTCGATGGCGGCGCGATGCTCTTCGCGGAACCCGGTCGCGACCCAGACGATCGTGGTCGGATCCGTTCCTGCGGCGTAGGTGATGATCTGGCCCAGGTGAGTGTGGTCGGAGGTCTCCAATTGGTTCTCGACGATGACCACCTCGCCGGTCGACTCGTCTCGGCCGATCAGGTCGAGGCTGAATCCGCCGACTGGATGCTCGGCAGCCTCCAGGACCAGATCCATGCCCAGTAGATCGGACAGCACATCGACGTTCCGAAGCAGCCACGGCGTGAAGTCCAGCGCTTCGTGCGGCCAGACCTCACGGGCAGGCACGACAGCGAGACGTCCGAGTGAGGTGGTCATGGTTTGGACCGTATCGGCAGCCGTCGACGGATGGGGACGCTTAGCGACTACCCGAACTGCTCACTCACCGAGTAGATGATCGCCTCACAGCCCGAGGCGTCCCGCGACGTTCCCGTCGCCTAGGAGGTTCTCGCGCCGCTCGTGCCGGGCAACCGCACCGAGGGTCACTAGGTCCGCGTGCGACGCGATGGCGTACGACTTCGCGTCGTTCCGCAGCGCCGTGCGGATCATGCCCGCGCGAAGGGAGATGAAGACGTAGCGCCCATCGAGCCCGGCTTCCTCGGTCCGGTCATGGACGATCCGGTTCAGTGCATTCGAGCGCAGCGGCTTCGGATAGACGACTGCGTGGTTGCTCGGCATGAACGCCAGTCCGTCTGGGGCACGCAACCCACGCTCTTCAAGTACATCGAGCCAGTCCTCCCAGGCAAGCGCCGGGTCGTACGCAGGGTCGGGTGCCGACGGCAGGAAAGTCAGCCGCTTCCGACCATCGATCGAGATCACGAGTCCTTTGTCATGGCGTTCGACATCGCGCTGCCGAAGAGTCGACGCCTCTGCTGTCCTCATTCCCGCTCCGTACGCCATGAGCATCAAGGCTGGGTCACGGATCTGAGCGGGGTACGGGGCCGACGGATCCGGCTGGGCGAGGAGACGCGCGAGCCGATTCGCTACATACTGGCGGCCGTCAATGCCGAGCACATACTCGCCGCCCCCGACCGAGCGAAGCACTCGGATCATCGCGACGGGACAGGTTGCGCTCCCTCGCTCAGAGTTGAGGCGGTGAGTGATTCGTCGCGCCTCTCCGACGCCCATCCTCCTGGTCTCCGTGATCTCGACGCGGTCCTTCCCGAGCCAGACGTCAGACCATTTCAAGCGACAGATGGCGATGTTGGTCATCTTGAGTCGCGTCCTCAGCATCAGCGCCGCTTCGCCGCGGCGCTGATCATCGGATGGTGTCCGGGCTGCGTCGACGAGTGCATGGGTCAGTTCAAGGTAGAGCGGGGCGTAGTGCGTCTTGCCGTCACCAACCGGCCTCTCGGAGAACAGACCCTTGAGGAACACCTTGACGTCGGGATCCTGATTCCACGGCCGGAGCCCGCGCAGTCGACGATCGAGATCGATGTATGTGAGCCGGTCGCGAATGGTCCGGCTTGGCAGGTCGCCCGTATGCAGGCCAGCCAGGTAGAGGACGACGGCCTCGGCCGAGTCGTCGAGATTGAAGCGGCTCTGGAATGCGGTGTAGGCAGCCGCCTCGACATGGGCTCGGTCCGCCCGTTCGGGAGAGACTAGGTCTCCGATCCTCCGTTCGCGCGCCATCAGAGACCCATCTGGGTGGCCGGATTGTCGCGCCACGGGTCAGAGGAGATGTAGAGGATCAACGAGTCCAAGGTCGCGTGGCGAGAGCCCTTCGCGATGTCCTCCAGCCTCATGCCGAGGTCCGCCGCAGTGCTGATGAATCCTCTTCGTAGAGAGCGGCCGGACCAGCGTCCTTCGATGCCAGCCTCCGCCATCCGTGCGCGGATCATCACGGAGAGGGCGGTCGTCGTAAGCGGCAAGGTGCCGATACGCCCTGCTCGACCGACCTTGGTGAAGATGTGTCCGCCCTCCGCCAGGTAATCCGGACCCAGTTGGCGTTCCATTCGATCCCGCCACGCGATGAGCGCAGCGACGGGGTCAGTGATCGCCGCCGCTCCCTTGGGAATCCCGACGTCGACGCCTTCACCTACGCGGTCTGTCTTGGACTTGCGCAAACGCAGCACCATGCCGGATTCGACGAGCGTCACGTCAGTCCACCGAAACCCGAGAACGTCGGGTCGACGGAACGCGCCCGCGAAGCCAAGCAGGATGAGCGCCTTGTCCCTGAGCACATCAGGGCGGGACGAACCGAGGAGCCGCATCGCCTGGTCGAGTTCGGCCTTGTCCCCCGCCTTTCCCAACGAGTTGAGGCGAGCCTTGCGGATCCGGAAGACGTCGCGGGATTCCCACTCACGATCCTCCCTGCCACCGTTCTTATCGGTCATCGTGACGACCCAAGGCACCGTCGTCCCTGCCAGATCTCGCCATGCCCTAAGTGCCCGCACCCCGCAGATGTCGGGGTCCTCCAGTGCGTCGATTCGTGCGCGACGATCGGACCGCTCCGAGCGAAGTGACCGCACGTAGATGGATGCGTATTTCGGCGTGAGCCGAACGTCGTCCCAGACGAGCCGGACCACCTCTCCGTCGCCCAGCCCCGCGCGGTGTAGCGCGAAGAGCGCTCGGTCGCGTACCTCCACAGGGTCTGGCCCGATGGAGTCGAGGTAGCGGCAGACTTCGCGCAGCGGGCCGATCTTTAGCGCGGAGATCTCGTCTTGCGGGTCCCGTGGCTTCACGCCCTTCCGCATCGACCGTAGGAACAGCGTCATCGCAGGGTCGTCGCCTGGCGGCTGGAGACCAGCCTCGACATGGATTCGGTTAATGGCTGCCATGTAGCCGCGGAGCGTGGAGAGCGAAGACCCTTCGGGGCCGACGTGGTCGGCAAGGAAAATCATCACGACCTCAGGTGGCGAGTCGAGCGGGTCGAATCCCTTCTGCTCGCACCACGACTCAAAACGTCGCCAGCGCCGGGCATAGTCCTTGCGGGTTTCCTCCGAGATCGACTCGGAGAAAAGTTTCGCCGTCTTCGAGATGAGCGCTTCGAGTTCAGTTTGAGCCTCATCGGTCTCCCCAGTCAGGAACGCACGAACACGTGCTTCGCGGATCCGTGATGCGAGCGAACCCGGCTCGGCTCGGTCTCCGCCGGGTCGCGGCAACGTCGACCTGGGCTTCTGAGCGTTCGGGGGCCACTGCGCGTAGGTTGGGGTCACTCGGTGATCTAACGATCAATCGTCGCTCTCGGATCGATTTTGCGGATCTGCAACGCGGGGAGCGTTCGACCGTCGGCCGCACACCTGGAGGTTATGGATCAAGATCTCTCCGCACGCATCCGCCGTCAGCGCGACCTCGACGCCGCCAACAGGCAGGGCCTCATCGTCCTGTCGCGCGACCTTGAACGCCGGGGAGTGGGTGCCGAGATCGAGAACACCGGCGGCTACTGCATGGCCCTGGTTTGCTGCGTTCCGGACGACGACGGCCCTTCGGAGTTCGTCGTCGCGACTCATGACGACCGGTGGTACGTCGCTCGCTACACCCAGGCGGAGTGGCATGACGGTGACTACCGCGGCCGCGGCATGCCGATTCCTCACGACTTCGAACGTCGCGGCGATGCCGTCAGTGCCTTTGACCAACTCATCCGCGACGGGCTGCCCCACGCAGCGTCGTTCGATAGGAGCGTCTGAGATGCCAGCGCCCCGCCAGTACGTAGTCGGTCTTCCCGTCATCGTTACCGTCCGAGATGACGGCACCGTGACCTACGACGTCGACACAGCCGAGACCAGCATCAGCCTGGGCGAGGACGAGACCGCGGCGGAGAACTACTCCGAGCGCCAGATCGCCCGCGATGTAGAGATCGTCGACGGCGACCATAGGCGACGTGTCGCTCGACGGGAGTCGTGATCCCATGCGTCACTCGGGTCACGACCCGGCGCGGATGCCTATTCTGTCGGTGGTCTCTGCCTACGATTCGGCCATGCCGCAGCAGCCCGCGTTTCGCTTCATCGATCTCTTCGCGGGCATCGGCGGCTTCCATGCCGTCATGAAGGCGTTCGGCGGTGAGTGCGTCTATGCCGTCGAGATCGACAAGAAGGCTGCGAACGTCTACGAGGCGAACTGGGGCCATCCGGCTCACGGCGACATCACTCTCGACGCCGACGACGAACTCGGGATCATGAACGTTCCGGCCCATGACGTCCTCTGCGCAGGCTTCCCCTGCCAGCCTTTCTCCAAGTCCGGCGCCCAGCGCGGCATGGACGAGGCCCGCGGCACCCTCTTCTTCAACATCGCCTCGATCATCAAGGCCCACCACCCGGCCGTCGTGCTCTTGGAGAACGTCCGGAACCTCATCGGACCGCGCCACGCCCACGAGTGGGACGTGATCATCCAGACGCTGCGCGAAGAGGGCTACAACGTCTCGGCTCGTCCTGCCGTCTTCTCGCCCCACCTGCTGCCCGAGCACCTCGGCGGCACCCCGCAGGTCCGGGAGCGAGTCTTCATCACGGCGACCTATGCGCCCCAGACCGTCCCGTACCTGCCGAACGGGAAGGTCGACTTCGAGGTGGAAGGCCCCAGGCCCGTCGCGAATATGACCGACCGGTTCCCCGCCAAGGAGACCAGCAACGCGCCACTGTTCGACCCTGGCTCAAAGGACAACGGCTGGAACCTTCTCGACGGAAGCATCCTCACCGACTCGCACCGGGTGCCGGGGTGCGACCTGACGCCAGTCGAGACGCTCTGGATCGACGCCTGGGACGACTTCACGCTCTTGATGCGTGAGCGCACTGGGGAGCCGCTCAAGGGCTTCCCCTACTGGGCTGACTGCTGGCTCGACTTTCCTGAAGCAGCGGCCGCGATGCGACGTGCCCCGGTGCCGACCCGCGATGACGAGGGCCGCTACCAGCCCACCTCCGCGGCGGACTTCAAGATGCCGAAGAAGGTCACCCGGCCCGCGATCCCGTCGCACCTGCCCGCGTGGAAGCAGAGCCACCTACGCAGGAACTACGACATGTTCGAGGCTCACTGGCGCGACGTTCTGCCCTGGGCCTGGCGCTGGGGCATCTACACGGACCTGTTCCCTGCTTCGCGGCGTAAGGCCGAGTGGCAGGCTCAGGACGCCAAGCGCCTCTGGGACACAGTCATGCACTTCCGACCGTCCGGTATCCGCGCCAAGCGTCCGACGTACCTACCCGCGCTTGTCGCCATCACCCAGACTTCGATTGTCGGGCCTCTGGAGCGGCGTCTGTCGCCCCGCGAGACTGCCCGCCTCCAGGGGCTTCCGGACACCTTCGTGTTCCCGAACCAGCCTGACGCGGCGACGTACAAGCAGATGGGCAACGGGGTCGCCGTAGGGGCAGTCCAGCACGTCTTCCGCGAGCACGTCCTGCGTGACGAAGCGCTGCTCATGGCAGATCCCGCTGGCGTGGGACCGAGGATCGTGGCAGCCGCCAAGGACACGACGCCCGCCAAGGTCGTGCAGCGTTTGGCAGAGCACAAGCCCGCCTGTTCCTGAGCCCACAAGCGCATTCTTCGGCGGCGCTTGACTCATGGTCGCTAGCCTCACCGGGTGTGCGCCGCATCCGCTGACCGACCTTTCTTCCTGCCTGCCGAGACGACCTCTGAGGCGATCGCTCGCATCTATTCGCTGACCGGCGCTTCTGACGCGGGAACGCGTGGCGAGAAGCGTGCGATCGTGGCACTGCGCGACGCCCTCGGGCTCGACCTCGACATGGCGCGCACCAACGCGCTGATGGGTCAGCACATCGCCGCGGCGCTCGGGGTCGAGTGGCGGTCCTCCTACGCCGATCTGAACAAGGTCAACCTGGACGGCCTCAACGCCCTCCTCGAAGGAGCGACTGAGGCCTATCACTTGGGCTCGCTGCGACGCCTCATCGGCAAGAAGCCTCCCGGTCTCGACGGCCCCCAGTGGTCTGGGTTTGAGCCCGCCCAATCGAAGATCGAGGCGGTCAACCGGATCTCCAGCCTCACCCACTCAGGACCGGAATGGCTCGGTCCAGGCTCCAAGGAGCACAAGTCCGTTCTCATCAACCTGGCGGTGAACCTCGCGCCGCACATCGATCCTCGGTTGAGCAAGACCAAGTTGGGCGCCGCTCTCGCCGCCGAGTTCGGCGCTCCGTGGTCGGACGCCTGCGAGTCGACGGGAGAGACGATCTCCCTAATCGGCCTCAACACACTGCTCGCTGGCGCCGAGTTGCGCCTCGGACGCCTCGGCCAGGCTCGCAAGGGCCTGTTCGGCACCCCGCAGGAAGAAGGGATGGCGCTGGCTGGTGCCCTCCTGGACGGCTGGAGGGCCGAGCGGCAGGCCGACGGCGGTAAGCGAGTCGTGTGGGACGCGCGGCACTGCATTCAATGGATGAAAGAGCAGGGAGTATCCGAAGGGCCCAACCAGAACGAGTGGCAAGGCTTCTATTGGGAGAGTCGCGGCCGAACCTTGCTGAACTCAGCCTTCACACCTAACCCGAATCCACCCAAGATCGCCTACGGCAATACCTCCTTCGACTATTCGCTGCGCTTCGTCTGGGACCTGAAGGCTCACACCGAGTCGTGGCGGTCCCCCAGCACAGGCGCCGTCAAGAGGGGGCAGTCCGCTGCGCCGCTGA
The sequence above is a segment of the Nocardioides jiangxiensis genome. Coding sequences within it:
- a CDS encoding NACHT domain-containing protein, with protein sequence MASSGSWKYLYERLGDSRFQQLCAALVLDRLPDVAVFPVGEKDGGRDMVSGTGENRTILQVKFSGDRRKKTATWMKQQINGEATNIERLVNEGCKRYILMTNVEGGAAPGSGSRDEVEEELTALSKKFKVEMSCLWSSDLDAWVDNAPQGIKFAYVDMLAGTDALFALLNSMSLEASERRDKDVLVTYVGTHWSRDRRVKFRQIDLVSDLLSDLFVDVTALRSRLPRGVFYSSAEVDHVAENLLDTATPPLTLIEGVPGQGKSTLAQYICQVYRATFIGRDALKAKGEALPETETDDLRVPFRIDLADYAEWATGGDPFAVTEPDAKKKPKPPKRITVEDFLLAHIEAAAPGHDLNVADVRSLLDRFPSQVVFDGLDEVASPELRQALVGEIDAFIGRWVQVRPGNMRVLVTTRPNASGLAEPAPDLFQRLELQPLTEAIRKRYLRQWVVAQQIDSGERRNLERIFGERTAAPHVAQLASNPMQLTILLHLIRTKGDSLPTARTSLYRAYMDLFLAREAAKTRAVLDNLSDLEEATAFIGWFMHALTEVDATSTRLPGARIIREMTMYLASVQKATDGVQGLFEALRDRVWVLTSKHTGTYEFDVQSIREFFAARFLYEFAQSDNGDGYEPEAALVELLPRSYWSNAARFLAGHFQSREIAHVADLIQERLGDVHGARQVRTTLWTLLADGIFKERPLAQTRVAEMLADDLTVRFVAPEIVRGSTLPTLASDFGAPVLSDVLRDAVTRDPGSRMTQSRMTVATSVGDQKDLEVWWQSELGKAAGQSAQTAWLTAGGSRRFASSLPATTVDALDLDMPASAMAAIEAGVSPTDGSKNAQRLLKAVLDGECSDAIPHGISEASDLLRVVAPRVLLMMTGLAGVGGNLNLAGHRAFATRQNDRTAALKRLSDRHGNRGIQNALRIHKGDGNTTTRWVNTARALAATYGRPTWLATEIAAIAAALPETVYFTGGNLTKGAPCFGTAMDYGQWLPAVRAHKSDQEWWRQQVTLCDCEHARATWVLGLLCSANAPVVQALLPEIGGIVSGLPPKEKRALIESSSRIAASGIPRNLASVYVDSDTSVEVRLLLGHYANNPADLFDDDLILEAAVLGRGSWPAARAAQERFKVDPSLDSARLIAAFGTGPTEVLPLEGDIPVEVAEQMLLRPADYSLGWLIAADRALTSRRYGAPLKNLADTAWGI
- a CDS encoding DUF4268 domain-containing protein, with protein sequence MTTSLGRLAVVPAREVWPHEALDFTPWLLRNVDVLSDLLGMDLVLEAAEHPVGGFSLDLIGRDESTGEVVIVENQLETSDHTHLGQIITYAAGTDPTTIVWVATGFREEHRAAIDWLNQRTDENTRVFGVVIHVVRIGDSEPAPNFELVAQPNDWNKTVKAATRQSGETSEREATYREFWNFVLPRMRAQHPSWTRRNTSKQSFCDTIFGVPGIVGSMVWTREGLVSQIYFLATDPALATARFEALYERRAAFEAALGAVPAWEPMEGKKATRIAMLSPYTDVNDRERWPEIADWLIDSQARLRRAFAAVGGVVGVVAD
- a CDS encoding DNA cytosine methyltransferase; protein product: MPQQPAFRFIDLFAGIGGFHAVMKAFGGECVYAVEIDKKAANVYEANWGHPAHGDITLDADDELGIMNVPAHDVLCAGFPCQPFSKSGAQRGMDEARGTLFFNIASIIKAHHPAVVLLENVRNLIGPRHAHEWDVIIQTLREEGYNVSARPAVFSPHLLPEHLGGTPQVRERVFITATYAPQTVPYLPNGKVDFEVEGPRPVANMTDRFPAKETSNAPLFDPGSKDNGWNLLDGSILTDSHRVPGCDLTPVETLWIDAWDDFTLLMRERTGEPLKGFPYWADCWLDFPEAAAAMRRAPVPTRDDEGRYQPTSAADFKMPKKVTRPAIPSHLPAWKQSHLRRNYDMFEAHWRDVLPWAWRWGIYTDLFPASRRKAEWQAQDAKRLWDTVMHFRPSGIRAKRPTYLPALVAITQTSIVGPLERRLSPRETARLQGLPDTFVFPNQPDAATYKQMGNGVAVGAVQHVFREHVLRDEALLMADPAGVGPRIVAAAKDTTPAKVVQRLAEHKPACS